One window of candidate division KSB1 bacterium genomic DNA carries:
- a CDS encoding HypC/HybG/HupF family hydrogenase formation chaperone: MCLAVPMQLVSIEGERGRVELQGVGALVMLTLTPEAKVGEYVIVHAGYALSVLDSDEAECTLRTLRSALESER, encoded by the coding sequence ATGTGCCTTGCCGTGCCGATGCAGCTGGTGAGTATCGAAGGCGAGCGCGGCCGCGTGGAGCTTCAGGGCGTGGGCGCGCTCGTGATGCTGACGCTGACGCCCGAGGCGAAGGTGGGAGAGTATGTGATCGTGCATGCGGGATATGCGCTCTCGGTGCTGGACTCTGATGAGGCTGAATGCACGCTCAGGACGCTGCGGAGTGCATTGGAAAGTGAGCGATGA
- a CDS encoding IPT/TIG domain-containing protein, with protein sequence MKPRINALALLLIIVAQVPGHAGSSRPVPNRTTPPSSPVRSPLATIVTLPWAEDFESGGADWTTSGFFHVIADPQTHEVRNPLINPGMVSLPDEGFLPAAHSGNHSLWYGEDVTGSFIGADFDTIQASHSGGTSQLANTGWAISPELDLTTATEPVLTFWTWWEIEGVDVPWFDMMFVEASTDGGLNWLPVGSGSLNPLDDVNANAHVGYSSGGVGETGAWVHHAFLLTGLAGGHGWIRFRFDTVDPLYNGFRGWIIDDIAVTDGTIPGPVITELVPHLGQQDDLVHAHGQNFHSGAQITIGGEACTEVILAEDLAQLIIPNLRRDIYDVMITNPDGQVGICHSCFQVDNIRPPEIQIVSQTWAYVGLPRTITIAGERFDPAAVVTMGGIPVTNLSIVNDQTLTCTTPLGLGLGARPIRIENPNGLFDVCSGCMEIRPWVTLTPPGDLVIAVSSPHVKLNWSPITGIGNEYVIFHGDPAGGDFMDFVGATTDTTFVDSFAVNAAPSPQYYAVRTLAP encoded by the coding sequence ATGAAACCAAGAATTAACGCTTTGGCATTGTTGCTTATCATAGTGGCGCAGGTCCCCGGCCATGCTGGCTCCAGTCGCCCGGTACCCAATCGGACAACTCCGCCGTCGAGCCCAGTTCGCTCTCCGCTCGCCACAATTGTCACGCTGCCGTGGGCGGAAGATTTCGAGTCGGGTGGGGCGGATTGGACCACTTCGGGTTTCTTCCACGTGATCGCGGATCCGCAGACTCACGAAGTGCGGAACCCACTGATAAATCCCGGCATGGTGTCCCTCCCCGACGAGGGCTTTCTTCCGGCTGCACATAGCGGCAATCATTCGCTGTGGTACGGTGAAGACGTGACCGGCTCATTTATCGGCGCGGATTTTGACACGATACAGGCAAGTCACTCTGGCGGAACGTCGCAGCTGGCGAATACTGGCTGGGCGATTTCCCCGGAGCTTGATCTTACGACCGCGACTGAGCCGGTTCTCACATTCTGGACATGGTGGGAAATCGAAGGCGTGGACGTGCCCTGGTTTGACATGATGTTCGTGGAAGCCTCAACGGACGGCGGGCTGAACTGGCTGCCGGTCGGCAGTGGCTCATTGAATCCGCTGGATGATGTAAATGCGAACGCGCATGTCGGCTATAGCTCGGGCGGCGTCGGTGAGACCGGGGCGTGGGTGCACCATGCCTTCCTGCTGACCGGACTCGCGGGCGGTCACGGCTGGATTCGCTTTCGCTTTGACACGGTGGACCCCCTCTACAACGGATTCCGCGGGTGGATCATCGACGACATAGCGGTGACCGATGGCACGATACCGGGTCCGGTGATCACGGAACTGGTCCCGCACTTGGGGCAGCAGGATGATCTGGTGCACGCGCATGGCCAGAATTTTCACAGTGGCGCACAGATTACAATCGGGGGCGAGGCCTGCACGGAAGTGATTCTTGCCGAGGACCTTGCACAGCTCATCATTCCCAATCTGCGTCGCGATATCTATGATGTGATGATCACGAATCCGGACGGACAAGTTGGAATCTGTCATTCGTGCTTTCAGGTTGATAACATCCGGCCGCCCGAGATTCAGATTGTCTCACAGACGTGGGCCTATGTCGGACTCCCGCGGACCATCACGATCGCCGGCGAGCGATTCGATCCCGCCGCAGTCGTGACCATGGGTGGTATTCCGGTGACGAATCTGAGCATCGTCAATGATCAAACCCTGACCTGCACGACACCGCTTGGCCTCGGCTTGGGGGCGCGGCCGATCCGCATCGAGAATCCCAATGGGCTGTTTGATGTTTGTTCCGGTTGCATGGAGATTCGACCGTGGGTGACCCTGACTCCTCCGGGTGACCTTGTGATCGCGGTGTCGTCACCGCACGTCAAGTTAAACTGGAGTCCGATCACGGGGATTGGCAATGAGTATGTCATCTTCCATGGCGATCCGGCGGGCGGCGACTTCATGGACTTCGTCGGGGCGACCACGGACACGACCTTTGTGGACAGCTTCGCGGTAAACGCCGCGCCGAGTCCGCAGTACTATGCAGTGCGCACGCTGGCGCCATGA
- the hypB gene encoding hydrogenase nickel incorporation protein HypB — MNIPIVRDVLAESNALAAENRLSFDKYGVFVLNMMSSPGAGKTTVLQQTIRALTQLGRRCAVIEGDITTTLDAERLIPLGIPVVQANTEPFGGDCHVGSHLVHAALKQLPLDALDYMFIENIGNLVCPAEFDLGEHRKVVVLSLPEGEDKPLKYPLMFRECRMCLLNKVDLQPYLDVDIPTVLRNISMVNGMLPVIPISARTGYGREAWVQWLESGREAQQQDYSLRQQAAG; from the coding sequence ATGAATATTCCGATCGTACGAGATGTCCTCGCAGAGTCGAACGCCCTTGCCGCGGAGAATCGCCTGAGCTTTGACAAGTACGGGGTCTTCGTTTTGAACATGATGAGTTCGCCGGGCGCGGGGAAGACAACAGTTCTCCAGCAGACAATTCGCGCGCTGACGCAACTGGGCCGGCGCTGCGCCGTGATCGAGGGCGATATTACGACAACGCTGGATGCAGAGCGGCTCATTCCGCTGGGCATTCCGGTGGTGCAGGCGAATACGGAGCCGTTCGGCGGAGATTGTCACGTCGGTTCGCATTTGGTGCATGCAGCGCTCAAGCAGCTGCCACTGGATGCGCTGGACTACATGTTCATTGAGAACATCGGCAACCTTGTCTGTCCGGCGGAGTTCGACTTGGGGGAGCATCGGAAAGTCGTTGTGCTGTCGTTGCCTGAAGGCGAGGACAAGCCCCTGAAATACCCGCTGATGTTTCGTGAGTGCCGGATGTGCCTGCTAAACAAGGTTGACCTGCAGCCGTATCTTGACGTCGATATTCCGACCGTGCTGCGAAACATCTCCATGGTGAACGGGATGCTTCCGGTGATTCCGATTTCCGCTCGCACCGGGTACGGACGGGAGGCGTGGGTGCAGTGGTTGGAGAGCGGACGCGAAGCGCAACAGCAGGATTATTCGCTCCGGCAGCAGGCGGCGGGATAG
- a CDS encoding hydrogenase maturation nickel metallochaperone HypA, whose product MHELYIAQCIIDGVRRSLPAEVPADEVQAVAVRVGQLDAVVPDTLRFLFDAIKVDAGLIRAQLEIEVEPVQLTCNHCGDRFTIDEPVFRCPRCAGANVATLAGRGITLQRIAIADPIQR is encoded by the coding sequence ATGCACGAACTGTATATCGCACAGTGCATCATTGACGGCGTGAGGCGGTCGCTGCCCGCCGAGGTTCCGGCTGACGAAGTGCAAGCCGTAGCGGTGCGCGTGGGGCAGCTCGACGCCGTGGTGCCGGACACTCTCAGGTTTCTGTTTGATGCGATCAAAGTCGATGCCGGGCTGATTCGCGCGCAACTTGAAATCGAGGTGGAGCCGGTGCAGTTGACGTGCAACCATTGCGGCGATCGATTTACAATCGACGAACCTGTCTTCCGTTGCCCGCGGTGTGCCGGCGCAAATGTTGCGACGCTCGCCGGACGCGGGATCACGTTGCAGCGGATTGCCATAGCTGACCCCATCCAGAGGTGA
- a CDS encoding sigma-54-dependent Fis family transcriptional regulator, whose product MSPQPKILVIDDEPDMLDNCNLMLGREGYDVRTLLDGRELGACLSAYDPDLVLTDLMIPHKDGMAILEELRYSHPDVPVLMMTAYATIETAVDAMKLGAADYIVKPFSQDQLILLVRRVLKERNLVLENRRLRLELERQSLTGRLVAADPAMQNVLGIVARVADTDVSVMIQGESGTGKEVIARAIHESSRRGGHPFVAVNCSALPSQLMESELFGHEKGAFTGAVAARKGLLDEAHGGTFFFDEVTEMDSGMQAKLLRVVQERTVRRVGGNRESPFDVRILSATNRPIQEAIKTQRFREDLFFRLAVVNLVIPPLRSRRADIPVLAVRFLAEVCKAFGRKVDEFSPQVMDRLMDYPWPGNVRELRNVVEHAVSMAMTAIIRESDLPETLQKAHIRKLVVSSTESYETAKNKVVDDFQRAYFDQIYGEERGNISRVAARAGVDRKTVYRIMRSYGMLRKDQDEE is encoded by the coding sequence ATGAGTCCACAGCCGAAGATTCTGGTGATCGACGACGAGCCCGATATGCTGGACAACTGCAACTTGATGCTCGGTCGGGAGGGTTATGACGTCCGCACGCTGCTCGACGGACGGGAATTGGGCGCATGTTTAAGCGCCTATGACCCGGATCTGGTGCTCACCGACCTGATGATTCCGCACAAGGATGGGATGGCCATTCTGGAGGAATTGCGGTATTCCCATCCCGACGTTCCCGTGCTGATGATGACGGCCTATGCCACGATCGAGACCGCCGTCGATGCGATGAAGCTTGGCGCGGCCGACTACATTGTCAAGCCGTTTTCTCAAGATCAACTAATTTTGCTGGTGCGGCGCGTGTTGAAGGAGCGCAATCTTGTGCTGGAAAACCGGCGCTTGCGACTCGAGCTTGAGCGGCAGTCGTTAACTGGGCGCCTGGTGGCGGCTGATCCGGCGATGCAGAATGTGCTGGGGATTGTCGCGCGCGTGGCGGATACGGATGTCAGCGTAATGATCCAAGGGGAATCCGGCACGGGGAAGGAGGTAATTGCCCGTGCGATACACGAATCCTCGCGGCGCGGCGGACATCCGTTTGTTGCCGTGAACTGCAGTGCATTGCCGTCGCAGCTCATGGAGAGTGAGTTGTTCGGACATGAGAAGGGTGCGTTCACCGGTGCGGTGGCGGCGCGGAAGGGGCTGCTTGATGAGGCGCACGGCGGGACGTTCTTCTTCGATGAAGTAACGGAGATGGACTCGGGCATGCAAGCGAAGCTCCTGCGCGTCGTCCAGGAGCGGACCGTGAGGCGAGTGGGCGGCAATCGTGAGAGCCCATTCGATGTGCGCATCCTCTCGGCAACCAATCGCCCGATTCAAGAGGCGATCAAGACTCAGCGGTTTCGCGAGGACCTGTTTTTCCGCCTGGCCGTGGTCAATCTCGTGATTCCACCGTTGCGGAGTCGCCGCGCGGACATTCCGGTTCTGGCTGTGCGCTTTCTCGCCGAGGTCTGCAAGGCGTTCGGACGCAAAGTGGACGAGTTCTCGCCGCAAGTTATGGATCGGCTGATGGACTATCCGTGGCCGGGAAACGTACGCGAGCTTCGCAATGTAGTCGAGCATGCGGTTTCCATGGCCATGACCGCGATCATCCGCGAATCGGATCTGCCCGAGACTCTGCAGAAGGCGCACATCCGCAAGCTGGTAGTCAGTTCGACGGAGTCCTATGAGACCGCAAAGAACAAGGTTGTTGACGATTTTCAGCGTGCGTACTTTGATCAGATCTATGGCGAAGAGCGTGGCAACATCAGTCGTGTCGCGGCGCGGGCAGGTGTGGATCGCAAGACGGTCTATAGGATCATGCGGAGCTACGGAATGCTGAGAAAAGACCAGGATGAGGAGTAG
- the hypD gene encoding hydrogenase formation protein HypD, translated as MNATRTFRDPELIRRVAARIGALQLRRTVRLMEVCGGHTAAIYRSALQTLLPDAVELLSGPGCPVCVTPNDFVDRAILLAQLPGVTIGTFGDLIRVPGSQMSLSGARARGADVRVFYSPSEAVDFARLHPERTLIFLGIGFETTACTVAAALGSAIDLDLRNFKVLSALKTMPAALQALLASDDVQIDGLILPGHVMTVTGIEPFRFIADDLRTPCAVSGFEPLDLMLAICLLCEQLVTGRAEVQNGYGRSVRRGGNPAAQAMISRYFESSTARWRGLGDIAGSGLAIRDEYAEWDAGRIAVEVQAGREHPGCRCGNVLRGITRPHDCPLFGVACTPAQPLGACMVSSEGACAAVYHYAASDVR; from the coding sequence ATGAACGCGACGCGGACGTTCCGTGATCCGGAGTTGATCCGCCGCGTGGCGGCAAGGATCGGTGCGCTGCAACTCCGTCGGACCGTTCGCTTGATGGAAGTGTGCGGCGGGCATACAGCAGCGATCTATCGCTCCGCGTTGCAGACACTGTTGCCGGACGCGGTGGAATTGCTTTCCGGCCCGGGCTGTCCGGTGTGCGTGACACCCAACGATTTTGTTGACCGCGCCATACTCCTGGCGCAGCTTCCGGGAGTCACGATAGGTACGTTCGGGGATCTGATCCGCGTTCCCGGATCGCAAATGTCGTTGAGCGGAGCGCGGGCGCGCGGGGCGGACGTGCGAGTCTTCTATTCGCCGTCGGAAGCCGTGGACTTTGCGCGTTTGCACCCGGAGCGCACCCTGATTTTCCTCGGCATCGGCTTCGAAACGACGGCGTGCACCGTAGCGGCGGCTTTGGGTTCCGCGATCGATCTGGACCTGCGAAATTTCAAGGTACTGTCCGCGTTGAAAACGATGCCGGCGGCGCTGCAGGCGCTGTTGGCTTCCGACGACGTGCAGATTGATGGGTTGATTCTACCCGGACACGTGATGACGGTTACGGGCATCGAGCCGTTTCGCTTCATTGCCGACGACCTCCGGACTCCGTGTGCAGTGTCCGGTTTCGAGCCGCTGGACTTGATGCTCGCGATCTGCCTGCTGTGTGAACAGCTCGTGACCGGACGCGCGGAAGTGCAAAACGGGTACGGGCGCAGTGTCCGCCGCGGCGGCAACCCGGCCGCTCAGGCGATGATTAGCCGCTACTTCGAGTCGAGCACGGCACGTTGGCGAGGGTTGGGCGACATTGCGGGGAGCGGTCTGGCGATTCGCGACGAGTATGCGGAGTGGGACGCCGGACGGATTGCAGTCGAAGTGCAAGCGGGTCGTGAACATCCGGGTTGCCGTTGTGGAAACGTGTTGCGGGGAATCACCCGGCCGCACGATTGTCCGCTGTTCGGCGTCGCATGTACACCGGCGCAGCCGCTCGGAGCGTGCATGGTGTCGTCGGAAGGGGCATGCGCGGCGGTTTATCACTATGCGGCGAGTGATGTCCGATAA
- a CDS encoding YceI family protein, which yields MHNTIFILLLLAATGIAQTGSYTIISGSPLTFVQFESEAPLENVIGRTQTVTGIIEPVVATGDGSGRAEIHVDLLSLKTGIELRDRHMRENHLETDQYPEATFTLTRLEIPGGTLPDGIRTAVSVVGNLTLHGVTREIEPESFLTMLDGGARMRVEASFTMKMKDFGIPLPQFLVMRLSEEQKISVDLMTARN from the coding sequence ATGCACAACACCATTTTCATCCTGCTCCTGCTCGCCGCTACCGGCATTGCTCAGACAGGCAGCTACACTATTATCTCCGGCAGCCCGCTGACTTTCGTGCAGTTTGAAAGCGAGGCTCCGCTTGAAAATGTTATCGGCCGGACCCAGACCGTTACCGGAATCATCGAACCGGTGGTCGCAACCGGTGACGGTTCTGGGCGTGCCGAAATTCATGTCGATCTACTGTCACTCAAGACAGGAATCGAGTTGCGGGATCGACACATGCGTGAGAACCACCTGGAGACGGACCAGTATCCTGAAGCCACGTTTACGCTGACGCGCTTGGAGATTCCGGGCGGAACACTGCCCGATGGAATCCGAACCGCCGTCTCCGTTGTGGGCAACCTGACACTCCACGGTGTGACGAGGGAAATCGAACCCGAGTCGTTCCTGACCATGCTGGACGGTGGAGCACGCATGCGCGTCGAAGCATCATTCACAATGAAAATGAAAGACTTCGGAATTCCGCTCCCGCAGTTCCTCGTCATGCGCCTGTCCGAAGAACAAAAGATCTCTGTTGATCTCATGACCGCGCGGAATTGA
- a CDS encoding T9SS type A sorting domain-containing protein translates to MNAKLYITLSVFVLHAVAAQGNTHAVDILNYAFAPVEITVQPGDTVVWTNSDQAPHTVTATDNSFDSGFMGTNDNFAHAFNQMGSFAYVCAYHSNMTGVVNVGTAGGGDTTWTEQTSPTTFPLNDIRFWDESIGWIAADAGVLRTTNGGQNWTLVPTSDDCEAVYFVSATEGWACGNDGMMLHSTNGGVSWTSQTSGAPDKLRDVWFADNQNGWAAGRDGILIHTTNGGATWSPQSSPATDDLRGIHMLDSQSGWIVGSRGLILFTSDGGANWETQLSVPDGEEDEFEAVFALDSERAWVTGGQGRVYHTLDGGLSWTPQTSGTTVALMDIQAADPNMVWLCGAGGFLANTDDGGEMWHAQLPPAVATFNSVFFVNAQTGYLVTGDGRIFKRSITLNPAPGERHAAHPGAPALAANYPNPFNPVTTIAFTLPAAGHVSLRVFDVIGREVATPVDGLLAAGAHQIPFSGSDLPSGVYFYQLTAAGSMQTRKMTLLK, encoded by the coding sequence ATGAATGCCAAGCTCTACATCACTCTGTCTGTGTTCGTCCTGCACGCGGTGGCTGCGCAGGGGAATACCCATGCAGTTGACATCTTGAACTATGCGTTCGCTCCCGTCGAGATCACCGTGCAACCCGGAGATACGGTCGTATGGACGAACAGCGATCAGGCACCGCACACCGTGACCGCCACCGACAACAGCTTTGACAGCGGCTTCATGGGCACGAACGACAACTTCGCCCATGCTTTCAACCAGATGGGCAGCTTTGCGTATGTCTGTGCTTATCATTCGAATATGACGGGCGTCGTCAACGTCGGCACCGCCGGCGGCGGCGACACCACATGGACTGAACAGACAAGCCCGACGACTTTTCCGCTCAATGACATAAGATTCTGGGACGAAAGCATCGGGTGGATCGCTGCCGATGCGGGAGTGCTGCGCACAACCAATGGCGGTCAGAATTGGACACTCGTGCCAACGTCGGATGATTGCGAGGCGGTGTACTTCGTCAGCGCCACGGAGGGCTGGGCGTGCGGCAATGACGGGATGATGTTGCACTCGACGAACGGCGGGGTATCCTGGACTTCGCAAACGAGCGGAGCACCCGATAAGCTGCGGGATGTCTGGTTCGCCGACAATCAGAATGGCTGGGCGGCGGGCAGAGACGGAATCCTGATTCACACTACCAATGGCGGCGCCACATGGTCACCCCAGAGCAGCCCGGCAACCGATGATCTGCGCGGAATTCACATGCTGGACAGTCAGAGCGGCTGGATCGTCGGCTCACGCGGCCTGATTCTCTTCACGTCAGACGGCGGCGCAAATTGGGAGACGCAACTCAGTGTGCCGGATGGCGAAGAGGACGAGTTTGAGGCAGTCTTTGCGCTGGACTCCGAGCGAGCCTGGGTAACGGGCGGTCAGGGTCGCGTCTATCACACGCTGGACGGTGGGCTGAGTTGGACGCCGCAAACCAGCGGCACCACCGTCGCGCTAATGGACATCCAGGCGGCGGATCCCAACATGGTTTGGCTGTGCGGCGCTGGAGGCTTCCTCGCCAATACCGATGATGGAGGCGAGATGTGGCACGCGCAATTGCCCCCGGCTGTTGCTACATTCAACAGCGTGTTCTTCGTCAATGCTCAAACCGGCTACCTTGTCACCGGAGACGGCCGCATCTTCAAGCGGTCGATCACGCTGAATCCTGCCCCTGGCGAACGTCACGCGGCGCATCCCGGCGCGCCCGCACTGGCCGCGAACTATCCGAATCCGTTCAACCCTGTCACGACCATTGCTTTCACCCTACCCGCGGCGGGCCATGTTTCGCTCCGTGTCTTCGACGTCATCGGCCGCGAAGTCGCTACGCCGGTCGATGGCCTCTTGGCCGCCGGTGCACACCAGATCCCGTTTTCCGGCAGCGACCTTCCCAGTGGCGTCTATTTCTATCAGCTCACTGCCGCAGGATCGATGCAAACAAGGAAGATGACACTGCTAAAGTAG
- the hypE gene encoding hydrogenase expression/formation protein HypE translates to MRRVMSDNSHIELGHGAGGRAMRSLIRDTIAPLLDNPHLSPLRDGAVLGLASSDIVFTTDSYVVHPVEFPGGDLGKLAICGTVNDLLVMGAEPRYLSLAFILEEGLPLELFARLLNSAAQTAREAGVQIVTGDTKVVPRGQCDLMFVNTSGIGLYPLGHGLCSAPVVAGDAIIVTGSLGDHAVAILNARDGISLDIPTLSDCAALTGLIGSVLTKHGGVKWMRDPTRGGAAAVLSELTEEFPLGVIIDEAAVPVASATMAVCELLGYEPLHLANEGKVIMVVERESADVVLDTLRRHPQGVQAARIGTLTSDMPRMVRVRTAAGGMRRLQRPAGELLPRIC, encoded by the coding sequence ATGCGGCGAGTGATGTCCGATAACTCGCATATTGAGCTGGGCCACGGTGCGGGGGGGCGGGCGATGCGCTCGCTGATCCGCGACACGATCGCTCCGCTGCTTGACAATCCGCACCTCTCGCCGCTGCGCGACGGAGCAGTACTGGGCCTTGCGAGTTCCGATATTGTGTTTACGACCGATTCGTATGTGGTCCATCCGGTGGAGTTCCCCGGCGGGGATCTGGGCAAGCTCGCCATCTGCGGGACAGTTAACGATTTGCTCGTCATGGGGGCAGAGCCACGCTACCTTTCACTTGCGTTCATCCTGGAAGAGGGCCTGCCACTGGAGTTGTTTGCTCGACTGTTGAACTCAGCGGCGCAGACGGCGCGCGAAGCCGGAGTGCAAATCGTCACCGGTGATACGAAGGTTGTCCCGCGAGGACAATGCGACTTGATGTTCGTGAACACTTCTGGAATCGGGCTGTATCCGCTCGGACACGGACTGTGTTCAGCACCCGTCGTTGCCGGAGACGCGATCATCGTGACCGGATCGCTGGGGGATCATGCCGTGGCGATTCTGAATGCGCGGGACGGGATTTCGCTGGACATCCCGACGCTGAGCGACTGCGCGGCGCTGACCGGACTGATCGGCAGCGTTCTGACAAAGCACGGTGGCGTGAAGTGGATGCGGGATCCCACGCGGGGGGGCGCCGCGGCGGTGTTGTCCGAGCTAACCGAAGAATTTCCGCTCGGCGTGATCATCGACGAGGCGGCTGTGCCGGTGGCATCGGCCACGATGGCGGTCTGTGAGCTGCTGGGTTATGAGCCGCTGCACCTCGCGAACGAGGGCAAGGTGATCATGGTTGTTGAGCGCGAGTCGGCGGATGTCGTGCTGGACACCTTACGGAGGCATCCGCAAGGTGTGCAGGCGGCGCGGATCGGCACGCTGACATCCGACATGCCGCGGATGGTGCGCGTGCGCACGGCGGCCGGCGGAATGCGGCGATTGCAGCGGCCGGCGGGAGAGCTCTTGCCGCGGATTTGCTGA